The following proteins are co-located in the Desulfurococcus amylolyticus Z-533 genome:
- a CDS encoding ABC transporter permease, with amino-acid sequence MRILIVRRKTPLKYGTILIILLSLTIGVALFTTILAIQGRSPVEVLGTLLISFVSPSIVKDFIILTMLGYALLVSFKGALWNIGAEGQLFISTIPVIVLTLHVMPNPPSQLHAVTIILLIIIVSTITGAAWASIAGFIRAYLEIDEVPVTLILNYIAYYVVNILVIGPLKGTRVYGYNRTDEIPSIYRLYVTGLERRLTGNPAVDTFLGFIYEVIYYLPWLVAMIIIMFTVWYLLNKTQIGLRIRILGSNPDYLRSVGVNTRLTLVLALTISGAIVGFTSAFYTLSDLLRLSYPIEGQTAGYGYLAILVAWLSMLDYKLIPVSAYIVASLRTAGINLQVGGLGGLEQTLLLIGLILAVYTIVRFLRDYEVRVV; translated from the coding sequence ATGCGGATACTTATAGTGAGGCGGAAGACGCCTCTGAAATATGGAACCATACTAATAATATTGCTCTCGCTAACGATAGGTGTGGCGTTATTCACAACTATTTTAGCTATACAGGGAAGGAGTCCTGTTGAAGTATTAGGTACATTACTGATCTCGTTCGTGTCCCCATCTATTGTGAAAGACTTCATTATCCTAACAATGCTTGGATACGCATTACTCGTGTCATTTAAGGGTGCATTATGGAATATTGGAGCTGAGGGGCAGCTCTTCATATCAACAATACCGGTAATAGTACTGACCCTGCATGTAATGCCTAATCCCCCCTCACAGCTACACGCTGTCACAATAATACTGCTTATAATCATTGTTTCAACGATCACTGGTGCTGCCTGGGCATCAATAGCCGGCTTCATTAGGGCATACCTTGAAATAGACGAGGTACCGGTGACCCTGATATTGAACTATATAGCATACTACGTAGTAAATATCCTGGTGATAGGCCCCCTTAAAGGTACACGTGTATATGGTTATAATAGGACTGATGAAATACCCAGCATATATAGGCTATATGTTACCGGTTTAGAGAGAAGGCTCACGGGTAATCCTGCAGTGGATACATTCCTGGGATTCATTTATGAGGTAATATATTATCTTCCATGGCTGGTAGCAATGATAATTATAATGTTTACTGTATGGTACCTATTAAACAAGACTCAAATAGGGCTTAGAATAAGGATACTTGGCTCAAACCCGGACTACTTAAGAAGCGTGGGGGTGAATACACGTCTCACACTAGTCTTAGCTTTAACTATATCAGGCGCTATAGTTGGCTTCACCTCGGCATTCTATACACTGAGCGATCTACTGAGGCTATCGTACCCTATAGAGGGACAAACAGCTGGATATGGTTATTTAGCAATACTGGTTGCGTGGTTATCCATGCTTGATTATAAATTAATACCCGTCTCAGCATACATTGTCGCCTCACTCAGGACAGCCGGCATAAATCTCCAGGTTGGTGGATTAGGCGGACTAGAGCAAACCCTGTTACTTATAGGCCTGATTCTCGCCGTGTATACCATAGTTAGATTCCTCCGCGACTATGAGGTGAGGGTGGTCTAG
- a CDS encoding ABC transporter permease subunit — protein MDGSAIEALAPLIAAFSTMYLVAVGHSIVEKSGILNLAIDGAFFFSTGVSVYLAVTLYNGLTFLGITYPVTTILAILLTGVFTAVLGAFMAWVLTSLPISHGALGLSLQFVGYGLGIMMGYPIRQSIGSIEPYALPYDAITYTTLLIASIIAGVLVHVFLEKTPLGASIKACGENPHAASALGVNVLKTRLLAGILGFYIIGVGAALNPLAWQRYWDIKSYILGYGWFAFTIALAGGRNPIYLIPLSFAFGGLLEYSIEIMVILKVSADVAKLIPFIGALSVMVIYGATELRRIFASPSSLGKVYYKEEKTV, from the coding sequence ATGGATGGATCGGCTATAGAGGCTTTAGCTCCTTTAATAGCAGCCTTTTCAACAATGTATCTAGTTGCGGTGGGTCACAGTATAGTTGAGAAATCCGGTATACTTAACCTGGCTATCGATGGAGCCTTCTTCTTCTCAACTGGTGTCAGCGTCTATCTCGCTGTAACACTATATAATGGATTAACGTTTCTCGGTATAACTTATCCAGTTACAACGATACTCGCAATACTTTTAACCGGTGTATTCACAGCTGTGCTTGGCGCGTTCATGGCGTGGGTTCTAACATCTCTACCAATCAGTCACGGCGCCCTAGGACTCTCACTACAGTTTGTTGGATATGGATTAGGTATAATGATGGGTTATCCTATACGCCAGAGTATCGGAAGCATTGAACCCTATGCATTGCCATACGACGCAATAACCTATACCACACTGCTCATCGCATCCATTATAGCCGGGGTTCTCGTACACGTCTTCTTGGAGAAAACACCATTAGGTGCATCGATAAAGGCTTGTGGTGAAAACCCCCATGCAGCCTCAGCACTCGGGGTCAACGTATTAAAGACAAGACTGTTGGCAGGTATCCTAGGATTCTACATTATCGGTGTAGGAGCCGCATTAAATCCACTGGCATGGCAGAGATACTGGGATATAAAGTCATATATCCTTGGATATGGGTGGTTCGCGTTTACAATAGCCTTGGCTGGTGGAAGAAACCCCATATACCTAATACCTCTCTCATTCGCCTTCGGCGGACTCCTAGAATACAGTATAGAAATAATGGTTATACTGAAAGTATCAGCCGACGTCGCAAAGCTAATACCGTTTATAGGGGCCCTCAGCGTAATGGTGATATATGGTGCCACCGAGCTGAGGAGAATATTTGCATCGCCTTCGAGCCTGGGTAAGGTATACTATAAGGAGGAAAAGACAGTATAG
- the lysS gene encoding lysine--tRNA ligase: MVRHWIDELADNIYNALTKRGKEVYVFNGGLSVSGLQHVGRLRGEIIIAETLRKILSERGLKIKQYLTLYTQDAWKGKEQQLKQFPNPGEAARYKGNPLIRVPDPKGCHGNWVEHYWSDFGPFINEFTDGNIEVITTTDMYKDKMKQFIKLTLEKREEVRKTINKYRGRKPYSEGWIPIEPVCEKCGRIDTTEVVRLIDEDHVEYVCEHCGYKGVTEISNGKLMWRIEWVGVWWTLGVDFEPYGKDHAMPGGSRDSCVDLAVNVYGIKPPEGLPYEWVEWRTPTGQIADMGSSDFLGFTPRDWVEVAHPHIYRFIVLKTPPMKKYAVGLHEVPQYYSQYYKAERIYYGLEKAKDEEEEVILKRSYELSYPKGAPPREPPEQIPYTHLAVLAQIIPRDKWVDEGLKRLKNIGLLPAEPSRYGVQRVLETIPRAYIWAVKYGGEANVFTLNTIEEAGKKAREIPGEYIGLFIRLYEGLSTLSEWSEEAIKNTMVNITSSLEKNKVNDFYKYFYMLYIGKPSGPRAAPLLALMGREQALRYLEVFKYTK, encoded by the coding sequence ATGGTTAGACACTGGATCGACGAGCTGGCCGACAACATCTACAACGCATTGACAAAGAGAGGTAAAGAGGTATATGTATTCAATGGTGGGCTCTCAGTCTCAGGACTACAGCATGTTGGAAGACTGCGCGGTGAAATAATAATAGCTGAGACGTTGAGGAAAATACTCAGTGAACGAGGACTCAAGATAAAACAATACCTCACACTCTACACGCAAGATGCTTGGAAGGGAAAGGAGCAACAATTGAAGCAGTTCCCCAATCCAGGTGAGGCAGCAAGGTACAAGGGTAATCCATTAATTAGAGTACCTGATCCAAAGGGGTGCCATGGTAACTGGGTTGAACACTATTGGAGTGATTTTGGGCCATTCATCAACGAGTTCACAGACGGCAATATCGAGGTAATTACAACAACAGACATGTATAAGGACAAGATGAAGCAATTCATAAAGCTAACGCTTGAGAAGCGAGAAGAGGTCAGGAAAACAATCAACAAGTACAGGGGCAGAAAACCATACTCTGAGGGATGGATACCAATCGAGCCAGTATGCGAGAAATGCGGGAGAATAGATACAACAGAGGTTGTAAGGCTAATCGATGAAGACCACGTCGAATATGTCTGCGAGCACTGTGGTTACAAAGGGGTTACAGAGATAAGTAATGGGAAACTAATGTGGAGAATAGAATGGGTTGGCGTATGGTGGACGCTTGGAGTAGACTTCGAACCCTACGGCAAGGATCATGCGATGCCTGGTGGAAGCAGAGATAGCTGTGTAGACCTAGCGGTAAACGTCTATGGGATAAAACCACCGGAGGGGCTACCATACGAGTGGGTGGAGTGGAGGACACCCACAGGGCAAATAGCAGACATGGGAAGCAGTGATTTTCTGGGATTCACACCAAGGGACTGGGTGGAGGTAGCGCATCCACATATATATAGGTTTATCGTGTTGAAGACGCCGCCAATGAAGAAATATGCTGTTGGATTACACGAAGTCCCCCAGTATTATAGCCAGTACTACAAGGCTGAGAGAATATATTACGGGCTAGAGAAAGCAAAGGATGAAGAGGAGGAAGTCATATTAAAGAGGAGCTATGAGCTAAGCTATCCAAAGGGAGCCCCACCAAGGGAACCTCCCGAGCAAATACCCTATACACACCTCGCTGTTCTAGCCCAGATAATACCAAGGGATAAATGGGTTGATGAGGGCTTAAAGAGATTGAAGAACATTGGGTTACTCCCAGCTGAACCAAGTCGCTACGGGGTCCAAAGAGTCCTTGAAACTATTCCAAGGGCTTATATATGGGCAGTTAAATATGGTGGCGAGGCAAACGTATTCACATTGAATACTATTGAAGAGGCCGGCAAGAAGGCTCGGGAAATACCAGGAGAGTATATAGGGCTATTCATACGGTTATATGAGGGGCTCTCAACATTAAGCGAGTGGAGTGAGGAAGCAATTAAGAATACAATGGTTAATATAACGAGCTCACTGGAGAAAAACAAGGTTAACGACTTCTATAAATACTTTTACATGCTGTATATTGGAAAACCAAGTGGACCTAGAGCCGCCCCATTACTCGCTCTAATGGGTAGGGAGCAGGCACTCAGGTACCTCGAAGTATTTAAATACACTAAGTGA
- a CDS encoding MFS transporter produces the protein MRKTIVVFVLLGLISLFADMTYEGALSIRGSYLEIIGAPIIVAGLINIGWLVSYGSRFLSGVLSDYLRKPIILWVLTVTGYLINVIVVPLLALTNRWELVLILIVLERFGKGLRAPARDVILAEVSEGIGKGLGFGVHETMDQAGAVLGPLLASLILVASNQDYPRVFLMLGVPGVIAVVLAIIAWSMYPQPSSLSTRKSMLGFKGLTRSYYMYTAGFFLFSLGFISWDIISYHAKNIGLRGDYIALLYSIAMLVDGLLAVPSGLLYDRIGMKSTILAPLASMAAGIAFTVFIDRNPLIMAFTWGLTMGVFETNIRVAVSDLVPAEKRAFAYGFYGLVEGLAMLVGGVIQSILIAENAILLAAYIVITEFSSLIVFYRI, from the coding sequence ATGAGAAAGACGATCGTGGTATTCGTACTCCTAGGACTCATATCACTTTTCGCTGACATGACCTATGAGGGGGCGTTATCTATACGTGGAAGCTACCTGGAGATCATTGGTGCCCCCATTATAGTGGCAGGCTTAATTAATATAGGCTGGCTTGTCAGCTATGGATCAAGGTTTCTGAGTGGTGTTTTAAGCGATTACCTTAGAAAGCCAATCATACTCTGGGTGCTTACTGTAACAGGGTATTTGATCAACGTTATCGTTGTACCGCTTCTAGCGCTTACCAATAGGTGGGAACTGGTGCTGATACTTATTGTGTTAGAGCGGTTTGGGAAAGGCCTAAGGGCCCCTGCAAGAGACGTTATACTAGCTGAGGTAAGCGAGGGAATAGGTAAGGGGCTTGGATTCGGGGTTCATGAAACCATGGATCAAGCAGGGGCCGTATTAGGGCCGTTACTGGCATCACTGATCCTCGTGGCGAGTAATCAGGATTATCCCAGAGTATTTCTAATGCTTGGTGTTCCCGGGGTCATAGCTGTAGTGCTAGCTATTATTGCCTGGTCTATGTATCCACAGCCCAGTTCGCTTTCAACGAGAAAAAGTATGCTAGGCTTCAAGGGTTTAACGCGTAGCTACTACATGTATACAGCTGGATTCTTCCTCTTCAGCCTAGGCTTTATATCGTGGGATATAATCAGCTACCACGCTAAAAATATAGGATTAAGGGGGGACTACATAGCCCTGCTCTATAGTATAGCTATGCTGGTAGACGGTTTGCTAGCCGTGCCCTCGGGGCTCCTTTACGATAGAATAGGGATGAAAAGCACTATCCTAGCCCCACTGGCATCCATGGCTGCAGGCATAGCGTTCACGGTGTTTATTGATAGAAACCCATTAATAATGGCGTTTACATGGGGTCTTACCATGGGAGTTTTCGAGACGAATATCAGGGTGGCTGTCTCAGACCTGGTACCGGCTGAAAAAAGGGCTTTTGCTTATGGGTTCTACGGCTTAGTAGAGGGGTTAGCAATGCTTGTTGGAGGTGTGATTCAGAGTATTCTAATAGCGGAGAACGCAATATTGCTCGCAGCATACATAGTTATCACAGAGTTCTCCAGCCTCATAGTATTCTACAGGATATAG
- the leuS gene encoding leucine--tRNA ligase, translating into MNEREFLEWLRSIEAKWQARWKENRVFEANPEPGKPKYFITVPYPYSNAPLHIGHGRTYTIGDIIARYKRLKGYNVLYPMAFHITGTPVLAVSEMIARGDERVVNMYKSYIRYYVSDEGKVNEILESFKNPLNLAVFFAERIQSDFDALGYSIDWRRKFHTGEPIYNKFVTWQYHKLNEKGLITIGDHIVTYCLLHKQPEGEDDIQDADVNPVEILEYTAVKFLDPEWKVYLAAATLRPETIYGVTNLWVNPNTKYLEISFGDEVLIVSEKAYVKLVHQHPEKEIRVLREIPGKGLVGRRVVSPLGKEVIVLPAEFVDPDNATGVVYSEPSDAPYDYVALQELKANKNMLREYGLNPEIIDSITPIKIIDVPGLSDHHAKIIVEKIGIKSQIDERLEEVSKEVYREQYYNGVMIVDDPLVKGLTVKEAREVIRKRLIDSNQAFIFYELNRKAKCRSGGEIIVAKIRGQWFLNYGVKAFKERVKKYIEEELVVIPEKYRKAFLDTVDWLDKRPCARKRGIGTPLPWSPDWIIESLSDSTIYMAFYTIVHKIREYGIKPESLTPELFDYVFLGIGDPVDVSSKTSVPLKVLEEMRSEFMYWYPVDHRHTSIPHISNHLSFYIFHHVVIFPREHWPRMITLNETVIREGAKMSKSKGNVIPLRDIARLYSADLFRLYISWAAGLDSVLDWREKEVAIVIDSLKRFVELAENAVGAECRDNAGDDAASRWFMDKFHQLISDASSNIEHMEIREYVQNAFFNVLSLIDKYRDIVGDRYLCSIKQVLRDWITVVNPVIPHVTEEINELMGGKGFLSKGSWPTSREARYPEITTAIDNALALQEDIREILGLVKGVPGKIYIIVAPEWKREIAVKTLDGIQLREIMDYMRSRYGLKGREVEIAEVYNYFKKQPNEKVKLISSSTEFNTYMYMAQYYSRKFNVDVEVLWEDDARAKRIPKSEKALPLKPSIYVELIHQR; encoded by the coding sequence TTGAATGAAAGGGAGTTTCTAGAGTGGTTGAGGAGTATAGAGGCTAAGTGGCAAGCTAGGTGGAAGGAGAACAGGGTTTTCGAGGCGAACCCGGAACCAGGGAAGCCTAAGTACTTTATAACCGTACCATACCCCTACAGCAACGCACCTTTACACATAGGACATGGGAGAACATATACTATTGGAGATATTATCGCAAGGTATAAGAGGCTGAAGGGATATAATGTCCTCTATCCCATGGCCTTTCATATAACGGGTACACCAGTGCTAGCTGTTTCAGAGATGATAGCACGTGGCGATGAACGCGTTGTCAACATGTATAAGTCGTATATAAGATACTATGTCAGCGATGAGGGAAAGGTTAACGAGATACTTGAATCATTCAAGAACCCATTGAATCTAGCCGTGTTCTTCGCTGAGAGGATACAATCAGACTTCGATGCCCTTGGATACAGTATCGACTGGAGGAGGAAATTCCATACCGGCGAACCCATATACAACAAGTTCGTCACGTGGCAATACCATAAACTCAATGAGAAGGGATTGATTACGATAGGTGATCACATTGTAACATACTGCCTCCTCCATAAACAACCAGAAGGAGAGGACGATATACAGGACGCTGATGTGAACCCGGTTGAGATACTCGAGTACACAGCCGTGAAATTCCTTGACCCGGAATGGAAGGTGTACCTGGCAGCAGCGACGCTGAGACCCGAGACGATTTACGGTGTTACGAATCTATGGGTTAACCCTAATACAAAATACCTTGAGATATCCTTTGGAGACGAGGTGTTAATAGTATCGGAAAAAGCATATGTAAAACTGGTTCACCAGCATCCTGAGAAGGAGATAAGGGTTCTCAGAGAGATACCAGGTAAGGGATTAGTTGGTAGAAGAGTGGTCTCACCGCTTGGTAAGGAAGTAATTGTTCTACCAGCTGAATTCGTTGATCCAGATAACGCCACGGGGGTAGTCTATAGTGAGCCAAGTGATGCACCATACGACTACGTGGCTCTCCAGGAGTTAAAAGCCAATAAAAACATGCTTAGAGAATATGGCTTAAACCCTGAGATAATTGACTCGATCACACCTATCAAGATAATTGATGTACCAGGGCTAAGTGATCACCATGCAAAAATAATAGTTGAGAAAATAGGTATTAAGAGCCAGATAGATGAGCGCCTGGAGGAGGTTAGCAAGGAGGTATATAGGGAGCAGTATTATAATGGAGTGATGATCGTCGATGACCCATTGGTGAAGGGTCTCACAGTTAAAGAAGCCAGGGAGGTCATTAGGAAGAGGCTGATCGACTCTAACCAGGCATTCATATTCTATGAGTTGAATAGAAAGGCAAAGTGTAGGTCGGGCGGTGAGATCATAGTAGCCAAGATAAGGGGGCAGTGGTTCCTCAACTATGGTGTGAAGGCCTTTAAGGAGAGGGTGAAGAAGTATATAGAAGAAGAGTTAGTAGTGATCCCTGAGAAATACAGGAAGGCTTTCCTGGACACGGTGGACTGGCTGGATAAAAGACCCTGTGCTAGGAAGAGAGGTATTGGCACACCTTTACCATGGTCGCCTGACTGGATTATTGAGAGCCTAAGCGATTCAACAATATACATGGCGTTCTATACTATAGTGCATAAGATCCGTGAATACGGTATTAAACCAGAGTCGCTGACGCCGGAGTTATTCGACTACGTGTTCCTTGGAATAGGGGACCCTGTGGATGTCTCTAGTAAAACAAGTGTGCCGTTGAAGGTACTTGAGGAGATGCGGTCTGAATTCATGTATTGGTACCCGGTTGATCATAGGCATACATCTATACCGCATATAAGCAATCATCTCTCTTTCTACATATTTCACCACGTAGTGATATTCCCGCGTGAGCACTGGCCCAGGATGATAACCCTGAACGAGACAGTGATACGTGAAGGAGCCAAAATGTCGAAGAGCAAGGGTAATGTAATACCCTTAAGGGATATCGCTAGACTATACTCAGCCGATTTATTCCGCCTTTACATATCATGGGCAGCCGGATTGGATAGCGTGCTGGATTGGAGAGAGAAGGAGGTGGCCATTGTAATAGATTCATTGAAGAGGTTTGTAGAGCTCGCTGAAAACGCTGTTGGAGCTGAGTGCAGGGATAACGCGGGTGATGATGCTGCCTCAAGATGGTTTATGGATAAATTCCATCAGTTGATCAGTGATGCAAGCAGTAATATCGAACACATGGAGATACGGGAATATGTGCAGAATGCGTTCTTCAACGTATTATCTCTGATCGATAAGTACCGTGATATAGTGGGTGATCGCTATCTCTGTAGTATTAAACAAGTATTAAGGGACTGGATCACAGTAGTGAACCCTGTGATACCTCATGTAACAGAGGAGATAAATGAATTAATGGGTGGCAAGGGCTTCTTGTCCAAAGGCTCGTGGCCAACCTCTCGTGAAGCAAGGTATCCTGAGATAACTACGGCCATCGATAACGCGTTAGCCCTTCAGGAAGATATAAGGGAGATACTTGGGTTAGTCAAGGGGGTGCCAGGGAAGATATATATTATAGTTGCGCCAGAGTGGAAGAGAGAGATAGCTGTTAAAACCCTGGATGGCATCCAGCTAAGAGAGATAATGGATTACATGAGAAGTAGATACGGGTTGAAGGGCAGGGAAGTCGAGATAGCCGAGGTCTACAACTACTTCAAGAAACAGCCAAATGAGAAGGTGAAGCTTATATCGAGCTCCACTGAATTCAATACTTACATGTATATGGCGCAATACTACTCCAGGAAGTTCAATGTGGATGTAGAGGTACTATGGGAGGATGATGCAAGGGCTAAAAGAATACCTAAATCAGAGAAGGCGCTGCCCCTTAAGCCCTCAATATATGTTGAATTAATCCATCAACGCTGA
- a CDS encoding dihydroorotase, with translation MTLLVKNAGIPLPSGDIVVGNIYIEDGVITYIGRKEIQADRVINAEERLTIPGGIDIHAHIYDPAYTSNEDWETGSLAAAFGGLTTIVDMPLRTIVDNRKILEEKLSEARKNSYINYGVTGGFINEKNYNSIPELARYGVKTFKFFTCRPFKISDEALPDAFEQVAVANGVAIVHAEDESLIGYWEKKLLSQNSIAAFHLSRTGATEASAIYRVGYISIDVGARVHIAHLSSREGIEAVAVLRKKIGLTSEVTPHHLFFTRDETSRFGAYLKVAPTIKTREDRDALWRALDEGIMEGSR, from the coding sequence TTGACGCTACTCGTTAAGAATGCCGGCATCCCTTTACCATCAGGGGATATAGTGGTTGGCAACATATATATTGAGGACGGTGTTATCACTTATATTGGTAGGAAAGAGATACAGGCTGACAGAGTCATCAACGCTGAAGAGAGATTAACTATACCTGGAGGCATAGACATACATGCCCATATATATGATCCGGCTTACACTAGCAATGAAGACTGGGAGACAGGTAGTCTAGCAGCCGCATTCGGTGGTTTAACAACAATAGTTGATATGCCTCTCAGAACAATTGTTGATAACAGGAAAATCCTTGAGGAGAAGCTGAGTGAGGCTAGGAAGAACTCATATATAAACTATGGTGTGACAGGCGGCTTCATTAATGAGAAGAACTATAATTCTATACCCGAGTTAGCACGATATGGTGTTAAAACATTCAAGTTCTTCACATGTAGACCATTCAAAATAAGCGATGAAGCGTTACCCGATGCCTTCGAACAAGTGGCTGTTGCTAATGGAGTCGCAATAGTGCATGCTGAAGACGAGTCATTGATAGGATACTGGGAGAAGAAGCTGTTATCGCAGAACAGCATCGCGGCGTTTCACTTAAGTAGGACAGGCGCCACCGAGGCTTCAGCAATATATAGAGTCGGCTATATAAGCATAGATGTAGGTGCAAGGGTGCATATCGCCCATCTCTCCAGCAGAGAGGGGATTGAGGCTGTTGCAGTCCTTAGGAAGAAGATTGGTTTAACTAGTGAGGTAACGCCTCACCACTTATTCTTCACAAGGGATGAGACATCGAGGTTTGGAGCATACCTTAAAGTAGCCCCCACGATTAAAACAAGGGAGGATAGGGATGCATTATGGAGGGCTCTCGATGAAGGCATTATGGAGGGCTCTCGATGA
- a CDS encoding dihydroorotase, with protein MKALWRALDEGIIDAYVSDNAPAPRSMKEANVWEAWAGIPNLEIMIPFLFTYGILQRRISLARFIDVTSRNPAKILGIYPLKGELSIGSHADLVILETGKSKRITASTHHHKVDWTPWEGMELYGYPYYLIVNGEVIIEKYELIGKKGFGTYIGELKPRKR; from the coding sequence ATGAAGGCATTATGGAGGGCTCTCGATGAAGGCATTATAGACGCATATGTAAGTGATAACGCTCCAGCACCTAGAAGCATGAAGGAGGCTAATGTATGGGAGGCATGGGCCGGTATCCCTAATCTGGAGATAATGATTCCATTCTTATTTACATATGGTATTCTCCAAAGACGTATCTCGCTAGCTAGATTCATAGATGTTACATCAAGGAATCCGGCTAAAATACTTGGCATCTACCCCTTAAAGGGTGAGTTATCGATTGGCAGTCATGCTGACCTAGTGATTCTTGAGACAGGAAAGTCTAAGAGAATAACCGCTTCAACCCATCATCATAAAGTTGATTGGACCCCATGGGAGGGCATGGAATTGTATGGCTATCCATATTACCTAATAGTAAATGGGGAAGTAATCATAGAAAAATATGAGCTCATAGGTAAAAAAGGCTTTGGAACATATATTGGCGAGTTAAAGCCGAGGAAGAGGTAG
- a CDS encoding MarC family protein — MDYLIILLSYFTQLIAIMNPFSAIPTFMSLTEGLERRRRLEIVKKAYFAGLILVILFTLVGRYILEAFNISIASLRVGGGIILMTIALDMLGDEVRTKRMHPGDIAVVPIATPLIIGPGTITTILLLTSSLQETTGMVVVLIAGVIACSVTFLILALSDILTRLLSMSTVRAIGRFMALIISGVAVEMIVQGLYSYYVELFKG, encoded by the coding sequence ATGGATTACTTGATTATACTGCTAAGTTACTTCACACAGTTAATAGCTATAATGAATCCTTTCTCGGCTATACCTACATTTATGTCTCTTACCGAGGGATTAGAACGCCGTAGGAGGCTTGAGATAGTTAAGAAAGCGTATTTCGCGGGATTAATACTGGTAATACTTTTTACCCTGGTAGGTCGCTACATCCTTGAAGCATTCAACATCTCAATAGCCAGCCTCAGGGTTGGAGGAGGCATAATATTGATGACTATAGCGCTAGACATGCTCGGTGATGAGGTTAGAACTAAGCGTATGCATCCAGGCGATATAGCGGTCGTACCAATAGCAACGCCCCTTATCATCGGGCCGGGTACCATAACAACCATACTCTTGTTGACATCGTCTCTCCAGGAGACAACTGGTATGGTAGTGGTTTTAATTGCTGGAGTTATAGCTTGTAGCGTTACATTCCTTATACTAGCTCTAAGTGACATATTGACAAGGCTCTTAAGCATGTCTACTGTGCGCGCTATAGGTAGATTCATGGCGTTGATTATCTCCGGTGTAGCAGTTGAGATGATTGTCCAGGGGTTGTATAGCTATTACGTTGAGTTATTTAAGGGCTAG
- a CDS encoding cation diffusion facilitator family transporter, producing the protein MNKVIAILSAGTIGSILKILGGILYGSNTLFVDALTSIANMIALLVVIWSRRVVTIPPDSDHHFGHERFEYIGILVMIVTYGFVAGISITRLYYVREYSVELNAFYLAVTAILAYSIAIFLSRSAPPSIRAYGAFTISEVLEGVVGIIASLGGALYSYLIDYGGAVLLTSYIFYEIYEEGRNLTSFMADEAPPPSIYEKIVGIAESEGFSIKSIRLRTIVPGKYHGDIVLSPGSTRYENLKNLKKKLGENGVDVCIEVSSP; encoded by the coding sequence TTGAACAAGGTAATCGCGATCCTTAGCGCTGGAACCATTGGAAGCATACTGAAAATACTTGGAGGCATACTCTACGGTAGTAATACATTGTTCGTTGATGCCTTAACAAGCATTGCAAACATGATAGCACTACTCGTGGTGATATGGTCAAGAAGGGTGGTCACTATACCGCCCGACTCTGATCATCACTTCGGGCACGAACGCTTCGAGTACATTGGTATACTCGTAATGATTGTGACCTATGGTTTTGTAGCAGGCATCAGCATCACCCGTTTATATTATGTGAGAGAATACAGTGTAGAACTTAATGCATTCTACTTAGCAGTTACAGCCATCCTAGCATACTCTATTGCCATATTCTTATCGAGGAGTGCCCCTCCATCTATTAGGGCATACGGCGCATTCACTATAAGTGAGGTTCTAGAAGGCGTAGTGGGCATTATAGCCAGCCTAGGCGGCGCGCTATACAGCTATCTAATAGATTATGGAGGCGCCGTATTACTCACCTCCTATATTTTCTACGAGATATATGAGGAGGGGCGTAACCTAACATCATTCATGGCTGATGAGGCACCACCGCCAAGCATCTACGAGAAAATAGTGGGAATAGCTGAGTCTGAGGGTTTCTCAATTAAATCCATAAGGCTTAGAACAATAGTGCCCGGTAAGTATCACGGGGACATAGTACTAAGTCCTGGGAGCACCAGGTATGAAAACCTGAAGAATTTAAAGAAAAAACTCGGTGAGAACGGTGTGGATGTATGTATAGAGGTGTCTAGCCCTTAA
- a CDS encoding ferredoxin: MYRVRIEPRENCISDMVCVSICPDVFEMNPEDNKSQIVEKYREKGNIAVGLIPDDLAQCAQDAANACPVQIIHVEKA, encoded by the coding sequence ATGTATAGAGTGAGAATTGAACCAAGGGAAAACTGTATATCTGACATGGTATGTGTCTCAATATGTCCCGACGTCTTCGAGATGAATCCTGAAGACAATAAGTCACAAATAGTCGAGAAATACAGGGAGAAAGGTAATATAGCAGTGGGCTTGATCCCAGATGACCTAGCTCAGTGCGCGCAGGATGCAGCTAATGCATGTCCTGTTCAAATAATACATGTTGAAAAAGCCTAG